The Phoenix dactylifera cultivar Barhee BC4 chromosome 9, palm_55x_up_171113_PBpolish2nd_filt_p, whole genome shotgun sequence genome window below encodes:
- the LOC103701224 gene encoding uncharacterized protein LOC103701224 isoform X2, whose translation MPTGDEIRVDIHRMGGQASSPGGGGMSVSVFEWIGDAAKGVGSACFHALTGPAAGPLICIFAGICAALAYRIERRATNRPVFHRSVSIAALHGGDMALERILEAQEARVDKNALNSAADEMQRLLAMDPTAISYRELHRLAAKLEMSGKEDKAIKILQQKVQEAEKNKHPHEAYELQMLLVEMLIYEAIIYSIMGDKRAGDCYEEFQEIRRCFHWCDFLEGTLLYGAVPDFNKFGKIVANLKKEIEHAKTKKP comes from the exons ATGCCCACCGGCGATGAGATCAGGGTAGACATCCATCGAATGGGCGGGCAAGCGTCGAGCCCGGGCGGCGGCGGAATGTCGGTGTCGGTGTTCGAGTGGATCGGGGATGCGGCGAAAGGGGTAGGAAGCGCCTGCTTCCACGCGTTGACGGGGCCGGCGGCGGGGCCGCTCATATGCATATTCGCGGGCATCTGCGCGGCGCTGGCCTACCGGATCGAAAGGCGGGCGACGAACCGGCCCGTGTTCCACCGGTCGGTGTCCATCGCGGCGCTCCACGGCGGGGATATGGCCCTGGAGAGGATCCTGGAAGCCCAGGAGGCGCGCGTCGACAAGAATGCCCTCAACAGCGCCGCCGACGAGATGCAGAGGCTGCTCGCCATGGACCCGACGGCTATAAGCTACAGAGAATTGCAC AGACTTGCAGCAAAATTGGAGATGAGTGGAAAGGAGGATAAGGCAATAAAAATTTTGCAGCAAAAAGTGCAGGAGGCCGAGAAAAATAAGCACCCTCACGAAGCATACGAGCTTCAAATGTTGCTAGTTGAAATGCTCATATACGAg GCGATTATTTACTCTATAATGGGTGACAAGCGTGCTGGAGACTGCTATGAAGAGTTTCAGGAGATTCGTAGGTGCTTCCACTGGTGCGACTTCCTTGAGGGAACTCTGCTCTACGGCGCGGTGCCCGATTTCAATAAATTTGGGAAGATTGTTGCCAATCTAAAGAAAGAGATCGAGCACGCTAAGACTAAAAAGCCCTGA
- the LOC103701224 gene encoding uncharacterized protein LOC103701224 isoform X1: MPTGDEIRVDIHRMGGQASSPGGGGMSVSVFEWIGDAAKGVGSACFHALTGPAAGPLICIFAGICAALAYRIERRATNRPVFHRSVSIAALHGGDMALERILEAQEARVDKNALNSAADEMQRLLAMDPTAISYRELHRLAAKLEMSGKEDKAIKILQQKVQEAEKNKHPHEAYELQMLLVEMLIYEGEYLRALDCKCLKDNVISDARVPLYKAIIYSIMGDKRAGDCYEEFQEIRRCFHWCDFLEGTLLYGAVPDFNKFGKIVANLKKEIEHAKTKKP; encoded by the exons ATGCCCACCGGCGATGAGATCAGGGTAGACATCCATCGAATGGGCGGGCAAGCGTCGAGCCCGGGCGGCGGCGGAATGTCGGTGTCGGTGTTCGAGTGGATCGGGGATGCGGCGAAAGGGGTAGGAAGCGCCTGCTTCCACGCGTTGACGGGGCCGGCGGCGGGGCCGCTCATATGCATATTCGCGGGCATCTGCGCGGCGCTGGCCTACCGGATCGAAAGGCGGGCGACGAACCGGCCCGTGTTCCACCGGTCGGTGTCCATCGCGGCGCTCCACGGCGGGGATATGGCCCTGGAGAGGATCCTGGAAGCCCAGGAGGCGCGCGTCGACAAGAATGCCCTCAACAGCGCCGCCGACGAGATGCAGAGGCTGCTCGCCATGGACCCGACGGCTATAAGCTACAGAGAATTGCAC AGACTTGCAGCAAAATTGGAGATGAGTGGAAAGGAGGATAAGGCAATAAAAATTTTGCAGCAAAAAGTGCAGGAGGCCGAGAAAAATAAGCACCCTCACGAAGCATACGAGCTTCAAATGTTGCTAGTTGAAATGCTCATATACGAg ggAGAATACCTGAGGGCTCTAGACTGCAAGTGCCTCAAAGACAATGTAATTTCTGATGCCCGAGTTCCCCTTTATAAG GCGATTATTTACTCTATAATGGGTGACAAGCGTGCTGGAGACTGCTATGAAGAGTTTCAGGAGATTCGTAGGTGCTTCCACTGGTGCGACTTCCTTGAGGGAACTCTGCTCTACGGCGCGGTGCCCGATTTCAATAAATTTGGGAAGATTGTTGCCAATCTAAAGAAAGAGATCGAGCACGCTAAGACTAAAAAGCCCTGA